From the genome of Mycobacterium dioxanotrophicus, one region includes:
- a CDS encoding (2Fe-2S)-binding protein has protein sequence MQVNMTVNGEVVSAEVEPRMLLVHFLRDQLGLTGTHWGCDTSNCGTCVVDVDGEPVKSCTMLAAMASGHAVRTVEGMEVDGRLDPVQEGFMQCHGLQCGFCTPGMMITARALLDRNPDPTEAEIREAISGQICRCTGYTTIVRSVQWAARHAREEANV, from the coding sequence ATGCAGGTCAACATGACGGTCAACGGTGAGGTGGTCAGCGCCGAGGTCGAGCCGCGGATGCTGTTGGTGCACTTCCTGCGTGACCAGTTGGGGCTGACCGGAACCCATTGGGGCTGCGATACATCCAACTGCGGAACGTGTGTGGTGGACGTCGACGGCGAACCGGTGAAGTCCTGCACAATGCTGGCCGCGATGGCCTCGGGGCATGCGGTCCGCACGGTGGAGGGCATGGAAGTCGACGGACGCCTGGACCCGGTGCAGGAGGGCTTCATGCAGTGTCATGGCCTGCAGTGCGGATTCTGCACGCCGGGCATGATGATCACGGCCCGTGCCCTGCTGGACCGCAACCCCGATCCGACCGAAGCCGAGATCCGCGAGGCCATTTCGGGCCAGATCTGTCGGTGCACCGGTTACACCACGATCGTGCGCTCCGTGCAATGGGCCGCGCGGCATGCCCGCGAGGAGGCGAACGTATGA
- a CDS encoding FAD binding domain-containing protein yields the protein MQVPGPFEYERATSVDHAVGLLDRLGEDARIVAGGHSLLPMMKLRIANPEYLVDINDLAAELGYIVTDPTLVRIGAMARHCQVLESDPLAAVCPIFRDAEQVIADPVVRNRGTLGGSLCQADPAEDLTTVCAVVGAVCLVHGPAGDREIPVDDFLVGPYETALAHNEMLTEVRIPVRHRTSSAYAKVERRVGDWAVTAAGAQVTVDNGSIAVARVGLTAVNADMGALRELAESLAGKPATEETFAAAGAAAAQACEPVSDMRGSADYKRHLASELTIRTLRTSVERVRNAPALEGN from the coding sequence ATGCAAGTTCCCGGCCCCTTCGAGTACGAACGCGCGACCAGCGTCGACCACGCCGTCGGTCTGCTGGACAGGTTGGGCGAGGACGCCAGGATCGTCGCCGGCGGGCACAGCCTGCTGCCGATGATGAAGCTGCGCATCGCCAACCCCGAATACCTCGTCGACATCAACGACCTCGCCGCCGAGCTCGGCTATATCGTCACCGACCCCACCCTGGTGCGCATCGGCGCGATGGCCCGGCACTGTCAAGTGCTGGAGTCCGATCCGCTGGCCGCGGTGTGCCCCATCTTCCGCGACGCGGAGCAGGTGATCGCCGACCCTGTCGTGCGCAACCGGGGCACCCTCGGCGGGTCGCTCTGCCAGGCCGACCCGGCCGAGGACCTGACCACCGTGTGTGCCGTCGTCGGGGCGGTGTGCCTGGTACACGGACCGGCCGGGGACCGGGAGATCCCGGTCGACGACTTCCTGGTCGGCCCGTATGAGACCGCGCTGGCCCACAACGAGATGCTCACCGAGGTGCGCATCCCGGTACGGCATCGCACCTCCAGCGCATACGCGAAAGTGGAACGGCGAGTGGGAGATTGGGCCGTGACGGCCGCCGGCGCGCAGGTGACTGTGGACAACGGCTCGATCGCGGTCGCCCGCGTCGGCCTCACCGCGGTGAATGCCGACATGGGTGCCCTGCGTGAGCTGGCGGAGTCCCTGGCAGGCAAACCGGCGACCGAAGAGACCTTCGCCGCGGCGGGAGCAGCCGCCGCGCAGGCCTGTGAACCGGTCAGCGATATGCGCGGCAGCGCCGACTACAAGCGCCACCTCGCGTCCGAACTGACCATCCGCACGCTGCGCACGTCGGTCGAGCGCGTGCGCAACGCCCCTGCACTGGAAGGGAATTAG
- a CDS encoding XdhC family protein, with the protein MREVLSTLLAVWRTGGTAGLGTVVRTFRSAPRPPGAAMVVTPDGTVSGSVSGGCVEGAVYDVASEVLATGIPVLQRYGVSDDAAFEVGLTCGGILDVFVEPVSQSTFGQLDAIAADIDAHRPVAVATVIAHPDAAWVGRRLVVRRDPGDGPVDGALGSPRADAAVTDDARGLLAAGRSEVLTYGPDGQRRGEGMEVFVASHAPRPRMLVFGAIDFAAAVAQQGAFLGYRVTVCDARPVFATSARFPTADEVVVDWPHRYLAAQAAAGAIDARTVICVLTHDPKFDVPLLEVALRLPEHARAAYIGAMGSRRTHEDRLDRLREAGLTEAELAGLSSPIGLDLGGRTPEETAVSIAAEIVARRWGGGGRPLAETGGRIHHELGNGSRSRRVK; encoded by the coding sequence GTGAGAGAGGTGCTGAGCACTCTGTTAGCAGTCTGGCGGACGGGTGGCACCGCAGGCCTCGGGACAGTGGTGCGCACATTTCGATCGGCTCCGCGCCCGCCCGGTGCGGCGATGGTGGTGACGCCCGACGGCACGGTGAGCGGCTCGGTGTCGGGTGGTTGTGTCGAGGGTGCGGTCTACGACGTGGCGTCCGAGGTGCTGGCCACGGGGATACCCGTCCTGCAGCGCTACGGGGTCAGTGACGACGCTGCCTTCGAGGTCGGGCTGACGTGCGGCGGAATCCTCGATGTCTTCGTGGAACCGGTGTCGCAGAGCACTTTTGGTCAACTCGATGCCATCGCCGCCGACATCGACGCGCACCGCCCCGTCGCGGTCGCAACGGTCATCGCCCACCCCGACGCTGCCTGGGTCGGCAGGCGGCTGGTGGTGCGGCGCGACCCGGGGGACGGTCCGGTCGACGGCGCCCTGGGCTCGCCCCGGGCGGACGCGGCGGTGACCGACGATGCGCGCGGCCTGCTGGCGGCGGGCCGCAGTGAGGTGCTGACCTACGGCCCGGACGGGCAACGGCGTGGCGAAGGCATGGAGGTGTTCGTCGCCAGTCATGCGCCGCGGCCTCGCATGCTCGTGTTCGGGGCCATCGACTTCGCCGCCGCGGTCGCGCAGCAGGGCGCGTTCCTGGGTTACCGCGTCACCGTGTGCGACGCCCGCCCGGTGTTCGCCACCTCGGCGCGGTTCCCGACGGCCGACGAGGTCGTCGTCGATTGGCCACACCGTTACCTGGCCGCGCAGGCCGCCGCGGGTGCCATCGACGCCCGCACGGTGATCTGCGTGCTGACCCACGACCCGAAGTTCGACGTACCGCTGCTCGAGGTGGCACTGCGGTTACCCGAGCACGCCCGCGCCGCCTACATCGGTGCGATGGGATCGCGGCGCACCCACGAGGACCGGCTGGATCGGCTGCGCGAGGCGGGGCTGACCGAGGCTGAGCTCGCCGGGTTGTCCAGCCCGATCGGATTGGACCTCGGCGGCCGGACCCCGGAAGAGACCGCGGTGTCGATCGCGGCGGAGATAGTGGCCCGGCGATGGGGCGGCGGCGGCCGTCCGCTGGCCGAGACCGGCGGCCGGATCCACCATGAGCTGGGCAACGGGAGTCGCAGCCGGCGAGTTAAGTGA
- a CDS encoding LysR family transcriptional regulator gives MTPAQLRAFSAVVRLGSVRAAAEELGVSDAGVSMHVAQLRKELDDPLFTRTAAGLAFTPGGLRLASRAIEILGLQQQTAIEVTEAAHGRRLLRIAASSAFAEHAAPGLIELFSSRADDLSVELSVHPAGQFAHLIASRAVDIALGPAADSTGREIAVRPFLKYQIITVTSPDSPLATRTPTPALLREQHWLLGPSGGSVDGEIASMLRDLAIPEARQRIFQSDAAALDEVQRVGGVTPTIGFAVAKDLTSGRLVHVKGSGLQVSGEWSASTLPTAARQPAVSELVRFITTPRCTQAMIRGTGVGGARFRPKVHVTLWS, from the coding sequence GTGACACCTGCGCAACTGCGTGCATTTTCGGCGGTGGTCAGGCTCGGTTCGGTGCGCGCGGCCGCGGAAGAGCTGGGCGTCTCCGACGCCGGAGTGTCGATGCACGTCGCCCAACTGCGCAAGGAGCTCGACGATCCCCTGTTCACCAGGACCGCGGCCGGGCTCGCGTTCACCCCGGGTGGGCTGCGGCTGGCCAGCCGTGCCATCGAAATCCTCGGCCTGCAGCAACAGACCGCCATCGAGGTGACCGAAGCCGCGCACGGCCGACGGCTGCTGCGCATCGCGGCGTCGAGCGCCTTCGCGGAGCACGCGGCGCCGGGACTCATCGAACTGTTTTCCTCACGCGCCGACGACCTTTCGGTCGAACTCAGCGTGCATCCGGCGGGCCAGTTCGCGCACCTGATCGCCTCGCGTGCCGTCGACATCGCACTCGGCCCGGCCGCGGACAGCACCGGCCGGGAGATCGCCGTGCGGCCCTTCCTGAAGTACCAGATCATCACCGTCACCTCACCGGACAGTCCGTTGGCCACCCGTACCCCCACCCCGGCCCTGCTACGCGAGCAGCACTGGTTGCTGGGCCCGTCAGGCGGGAGTGTGGACGGCGAAATCGCTTCCATGCTGCGCGATCTCGCGATCCCCGAAGCGCGCCAGCGCATCTTCCAGAGCGACGCCGCCGCTCTCGACGAGGTCCAGCGGGTCGGCGGCGTGACGCCTACGATCGGCTTTGCCGTCGCGAAGGATCTGACGAGCGGACGGCTCGTGCACGTCAAGGGATCGGGCCTGCAGGTCTCCGGCGAGTGGTCGGCCTCGACCCTGCCGACCGCGGCCCGCCAGCCCGCCGTCTCGGAGCTGGTGCGCTTCATCACCACACCGCGCTGTACCCAGGCGATGATCCGCGGCACGGGTGTGGGGGGCGCCCGGTTCCGCCCGAAGGTGCATGTGACTCTCTGGAGTTGA
- a CDS encoding LacI family DNA-binding transcriptional regulator, giving the protein MKPIGKPLSMNGPVASSRVTLSTVASRAGVHPSTVSRALSDDPVGVSKRTVARVRGIADELGYFRDITGASLRTGRTRMIGVLVPRLTDVVLAQIYESIDDAARAAGYNTVVANTRDDPAVQRLRLDGLLSRRVDGLIVCDLRDGDELADHLLALGVPFVLTMRRVGRHPSVTTDDLEGGRLAAEHFLELGHSVVGVIAGDPLTSTGRERRNGFVGRYAEAGITVSAHYIVDSAFDVDSGRSAAEILLSLKPQPSAVFAINDFTAIGAIGALREHGLELGRDVAVLGYNDVPIAAQLSVPLSSIRSPLDDMGRLSTEMLLTRLDGGHPCSIRLSPTLVARESTLLSGVGPLSR; this is encoded by the coding sequence ATGAAGCCGATTGGTAAGCCGCTTTCGATGAACGGTCCGGTCGCGTCCTCCCGCGTGACACTGTCGACAGTCGCCAGTCGCGCAGGTGTCCACCCGTCCACGGTCTCGCGGGCGCTAAGCGATGACCCCGTCGGCGTGAGCAAACGGACCGTCGCGCGGGTTCGAGGGATCGCCGACGAACTGGGTTATTTCCGCGACATCACCGGCGCGTCGCTACGCACCGGACGGACACGGATGATCGGCGTCCTGGTGCCGCGCCTGACTGACGTTGTGCTCGCACAGATCTACGAGTCGATCGACGACGCAGCGCGTGCCGCCGGCTACAACACCGTCGTGGCCAACACCCGCGACGACCCCGCTGTGCAACGTCTCCGACTGGATGGCCTGCTTTCGCGTCGTGTAGATGGACTGATCGTGTGCGACCTCAGAGATGGGGACGAGCTTGCAGATCACCTGCTGGCCCTAGGCGTGCCATTCGTTCTCACGATGCGCCGCGTGGGCCGGCATCCATCCGTCACCACCGATGACCTCGAAGGTGGGCGATTGGCTGCCGAGCACTTTCTTGAGCTAGGCCATTCGGTCGTCGGTGTGATTGCGGGCGATCCCCTAACGAGTACAGGGCGTGAACGCCGCAACGGCTTCGTCGGACGATACGCGGAGGCCGGAATCACTGTCTCGGCGCACTACATCGTCGATTCCGCATTCGACGTCGATAGCGGGCGATCCGCTGCCGAGATATTGCTCTCGCTGAAGCCACAGCCATCGGCGGTGTTCGCGATCAATGACTTCACTGCGATCGGCGCCATCGGAGCATTGCGCGAGCATGGCCTCGAACTGGGCCGGGATGTCGCGGTGCTCGGGTACAACGACGTTCCGATCGCAGCACAGCTGTCTGTTCCACTGTCCTCGATCCGATCGCCTCTCGACGATATGGGCAGGTTGAGTACGGAAATGTTGCTCACCCGCCTCGATGGCGGGCACCCGTGTTCGATCAGGCTCAGCCCGACGCTCGTTGCTCGTGAATCCACGCTGTTGAGCGGCGTAGGCCCGCTCTCGCGGTAG
- a CDS encoding LLM class flavin-dependent oxidoreductase: MPGLGCAGYPSIGVFFHGWATPDRQDAEVLDEILESTERADRLGFDIAWYTEQHTHSFGNIWGRVAAPQLLIANAAARTDTIGLGSAVRLAADVNASTLVEEMLTLDALTDGRAQFGFGAGMAGVGQGYRSRELRRTALRTRVGEVADMLEGRRHATREPMAMQIRDLSDRIHVASIDERTIELAACRGFGYFAGLFGGARQAELVRSFRAAGGQGPAHAVRMVFVGADDTEARDFAEPAVMQFWSNFTPPSPQWRTDVAKAGTMTYEQITAELGWIVGGPESVTRDLRRYMAECGLDGIDVSFHAPGLDSASADRSMERFARRVLPGIRASARLNCG, encoded by the coding sequence ATGCCGGGCCTGGGCTGCGCAGGGTATCCCAGTATCGGAGTGTTCTTCCACGGATGGGCGACCCCCGACCGTCAGGATGCAGAAGTGTTGGACGAGATCCTCGAATCCACTGAGCGCGCTGATCGCCTTGGCTTCGATATCGCCTGGTACACCGAACAACACACACATTCGTTCGGCAACATCTGGGGGCGGGTGGCAGCACCGCAGTTGCTGATCGCCAATGCCGCGGCCCGGACCGACACCATCGGTCTGGGATCGGCGGTCCGACTGGCCGCCGACGTCAATGCGTCGACACTGGTTGAAGAGATGCTCACCTTGGACGCCCTCACCGACGGGCGGGCCCAATTCGGATTCGGCGCAGGCATGGCCGGAGTCGGACAGGGGTACCGATCACGTGAACTGCGCCGGACGGCCCTGCGTACGCGCGTCGGTGAGGTGGCCGACATGCTCGAAGGGCGGCGGCACGCCACGCGGGAACCGATGGCGATGCAGATCCGCGATTTGAGTGATCGCATTCACGTGGCTTCCATCGACGAACGAACCATCGAACTGGCCGCTTGCCGCGGATTTGGTTACTTTGCAGGACTATTCGGAGGTGCACGGCAGGCCGAATTGGTCAGGAGCTTCCGAGCGGCGGGAGGGCAGGGGCCCGCGCACGCGGTTCGAATGGTCTTCGTGGGAGCCGACGATACCGAGGCGCGGGATTTCGCGGAACCAGCGGTCATGCAGTTCTGGAGCAACTTCACCCCGCCGTCGCCCCAGTGGCGCACAGACGTCGCGAAAGCAGGAACGATGACCTACGAGCAGATAACTGCCGAATTGGGCTGGATCGTCGGAGGCCCCGAGAGCGTGACGCGCGATCTTCGCCGGTACATGGCGGAGTGCGGTCTCGACGGAATCGACGTGTCGTTCCACGCGCCGGGTCTCGACAGTGCGAGTGCCGACCGATCGATGGAACGGTTCGCCCGGCGCGTACTCCCGGGTATCCGCGCATCAGCCAGACTTAATTGCGGGTGA